The following proteins are encoded in a genomic region of Populus trichocarpa isolate Nisqually-1 chromosome 13, P.trichocarpa_v4.1, whole genome shotgun sequence:
- the LOC7489710 gene encoding NADH--cytochrome b5 reductase 1 isoform X2 produces MDLEFLHTLDVQILGAVAVAVVAIVIGAVFLFSSKKPKGCLDPENFKQFKLVKRVQLSHNVAKFTFALPTPTSVLGLPIGQHISCKGKDGQGEEVIKPYTPTTLDSDVGQFELVIKMYPQGRMSHHFREMQVGHYLAVKGPKGRFRYQPGQVRAFGMLAGGSGITPMFQVARAILENPNDKTKVHLIYANVTYEDILLKELDTLAERYSSHFNVYYVLNQPPETWDGGVGFVSKEMIQTYCPAPAPDIKILRCGPPPMNKAMAAHLEALGYAPEMLFQF; encoded by the exons ATGGATTTAGAATTCTTGCACACACTTGATGTTCAGATTCTTGGGGCTGTAGCTGTGGCTGTTGTGGCCATTGTTATTGGTGctgtctttctcttctcctccaaaaAGCCCAAAG GCTGCTTAGATCCAGAAAATTTCAAGCAGTTTAAACTTGTCAAGCGTGTTCAGTTGAGCCATAATGTGGCAAAGTTCACATTTGCACTTCCTACACCTACTTCTGTTTTAGGCCTTCCTATTGGACAGCATATAAGTTGCAA GGGTAAGGATGGTCAAGGTGAAGAGGTTATCAAACCTTACACCCCAACTACATTGGATTCTGATGTTGGACAATTCGAATTAGTCATTAAG ATGTATCCACAAGGAAGGATGTCCCATCATTTCAGAGAGATGCAAGTCGGTCATTATCTTGCCGTCAAGGGACCCAAG GGCCGATTTAGGTATCAACCTGGCCAGGTTAGAGCATTTGGGATGCTTGCTGGAGGCTCTGGCATTACTCCTATGTTCCAA GTTGCTAGAGCCATACTAGAGAACCCAAATGACAAGACAAAGGTGCACCTCATTTATGCTAATGTTACATATGAGGACATTCTTTTGAAG GAATTGGACACCCTTGCTGAGAGGTACTCTAGTCACTTTAACGTCTACTATGTTTTGAATCAG CCTCCCGAAACATGGGATGGTGGTGTTGGCTTTGTATCAAAGGAAATGATTCAAACCTACTGCCCTGCTCCAGCACCTGATATCAAG ATTCTAAGGTGTGGACCACCACCTATGAACAAGGCCATGGCAGCTCACCTCGAAGCTCTTGGATATGCACCTGAGATGCTGTTCCAGTTCTGA
- the LOC7489710 gene encoding NADH--cytochrome b5 reductase 1 isoform X1, translated as MDLEFLHTLDVQILGAVAVAVVAIVIGAVFLFSSKKPKGCLDPENFKQFKLVKRVQLSHNVAKFTFALPTPTSVLGLPIGQHISCKGKDGQGEEVIKPYTPTTLDSDVGQFELVIKMYPQGRMSHHFREMQVGHYLAVKGPKGRFRYQPGQVRAFGMLAGGSGITPMFQVARAILENPNDKTKVHLIYANVTYEDILLKEELDTLAERYSSHFNVYYVLNQPPETWDGGVGFVSKEMIQTYCPAPAPDIKILRCGPPPMNKAMAAHLEALGYAPEMLFQF; from the exons ATGGATTTAGAATTCTTGCACACACTTGATGTTCAGATTCTTGGGGCTGTAGCTGTGGCTGTTGTGGCCATTGTTATTGGTGctgtctttctcttctcctccaaaaAGCCCAAAG GCTGCTTAGATCCAGAAAATTTCAAGCAGTTTAAACTTGTCAAGCGTGTTCAGTTGAGCCATAATGTGGCAAAGTTCACATTTGCACTTCCTACACCTACTTCTGTTTTAGGCCTTCCTATTGGACAGCATATAAGTTGCAA GGGTAAGGATGGTCAAGGTGAAGAGGTTATCAAACCTTACACCCCAACTACATTGGATTCTGATGTTGGACAATTCGAATTAGTCATTAAG ATGTATCCACAAGGAAGGATGTCCCATCATTTCAGAGAGATGCAAGTCGGTCATTATCTTGCCGTCAAGGGACCCAAG GGCCGATTTAGGTATCAACCTGGCCAGGTTAGAGCATTTGGGATGCTTGCTGGAGGCTCTGGCATTACTCCTATGTTCCAA GTTGCTAGAGCCATACTAGAGAACCCAAATGACAAGACAAAGGTGCACCTCATTTATGCTAATGTTACATATGAGGACATTCTTTTGAAG GAGGAATTGGACACCCTTGCTGAGAGGTACTCTAGTCACTTTAACGTCTACTATGTTTTGAATCAG CCTCCCGAAACATGGGATGGTGGTGTTGGCTTTGTATCAAAGGAAATGATTCAAACCTACTGCCCTGCTCCAGCACCTGATATCAAG ATTCTAAGGTGTGGACCACCACCTATGAACAAGGCCATGGCAGCTCACCTCGAAGCTCTTGGATATGCACCTGAGATGCTGTTCCAGTTCTGA
- the LOC7482390 gene encoding zinc finger protein VAR3, chloroplastic produces MSSNATRFLMLLTTTTTIPSPLRYPSILRLTRHHIPSSLSSLSHHHHNLFTLSLPRPLKSNCSPSQHHQQLHTTAHFSDSPSTSTSFPSTSGFSDPWPEWSKFVNNLSAAGYFNIKHGSNTPSDDLTSVDDLSEGFLRSCTASLAFARDKPQALGMLSRRDIEVVVQSGLPFLFKNSDDSVRRMKLFLHGSDSNVPNTDKARTVDLMKFLLSYASSFVSSVKTNLHNLELVEPSVRSLFSELAQLGYNAVEENLNGSFGNQFPDRYGQTPRPRGQNIEMKRGDWICPGCSFMNFARNMKCLECDEQRPKRQLTGGEWECPQCDFYNYARNMVCLRCDCKRPGGVSPISTSSGSDIGYGSGSYVNKSDLVSRLAANEKMAQQRHGNVSQMDSSLDRNGAKADEDFPEIMPLRKGVNRFVVSTRKTPLERRLANSQFQENMGTDDTRERNDNQSIGTTNPLNQTINRSPASPLFSAPRGSNSNYVPFVPLPADMFAKKPENSKMEEREKLETVNYESLTSSNGEQKGVISERSEHGKSRDSCQPSEMSMDQNLSDDNEKDVAEKSERWFKRVAELHNVTDLTSAISDDDFPEIMPLRKGENKFVVSKKKDRSLTSPMYKRHAAMEQANTTNSVPFVPFPPNYFAKKDNQQPDETDSHDKGVSETSSSATLEKHPQKLDDARLGVTHAAQEDSTGSWSGEKKSDLKKGATYGKSAGGNFTQNFIDPLPAGRDSWNTGNSRSANATGTSNQMGNSMQNLNNSPANTNDSESNGSSWKENISEKKIFTGTAPQSSKNQSVGDSWTGKSLEGSAVKEPDPLDMSEEAKSERWFRRVAQIKDISELSQIPDEDFPSIMPMRKGVNRFVVSKRKTPLERRLTSTQYRKNLPIVSSDPVKENDSS; encoded by the exons ATGAGCAGCAACGCCACCAGGTTCCTCATGCTCCTCACCACCACAACCACCATTCCTTCCCCACTCCGTTACCCATCGATCCTCCGCCTCACCCGCCACCACATTCCTTCATCTCTCTCCTCCCTttcccaccaccaccacaacctCTTCACTCTCTCCCTTCCTCGCCCTTTAAAATCCAATTGCTCCCCTTCCCAGCACCACCAACAACTCCATACCACTGCCCATTTCTCCGATTCCCCTTCCACCTCAACTTCCTTTCCTTCTACCTCCGGGTTCTCCGACCCCTGGCCAGAGTGGTCTAAATTTGTTAACAACCTCTCTGCGGCCggttattttaatatcaagcATGGTTCTAATACTCCAAGTGATGATCTCACCTCAGTTGATGATTTATCAGAGGGGTTTTTGCGTTCTTGCACTGCTTCCTTAGCTTTCGCGCGTGATAAACCTCAGGCTTTAGG GATGCTTTCGAGAAGAGATATTGAGGTCGTGGTTCAAAGTGGGTTACCATTTTTGTTCAAGAATAGTGACGATTCAGTGAGGAGGATGAAGTTGTTTTTGCATGGAAGTGATAGTAAT GTGCCAAATACTGATAAAGCACGGACAGTGGACCTGATGAAGTTTCTATTGAGTTATGCCAGCAGTTTTGTTTCTTCTGTGAAGACCAATCTTCATAATTTAGAACTTGTGGAGCCATCTGTTCGAAGTCTCTTTAGTGAGTTGGCTCAGCTGGGCTACAATGCTGTGGAGGAAAACCTAAATGGTTCATTTGGAAATCAGTTCCCTGATAGATATGGACAAACACCAAGGCCTCGTGGgcaaaatattgaaatgaaaagaggtGACTGGATATGCCCAGG GTGTAGTTTCATGAACTTTGCAAGAAACATGAAATGCCTTGAATGTGATGAACAACGGCCCAAGAGACAACTTACTGGTGGAGAGTGGGAGTGTCCTCA ATGTGATTTCTATAATTATGCAAGGAACATGGTATGCTTAAGGTGTGATTGCAAGCGACCAGGAGGTGTTTCACCCATTAGCACCAGCTCTGGATCAGACATAGGATATGGCAGTGGGAGCTATGTGAATAAAAGTGATCTGGTTAGCAGGCTGGCTGCCAATGAAAAGATGGCACAGCAGAGGCATGGCAATGTTTCTCAGATGGACAGTTCTTTGGACAGGAATGGTGCCAAAGCAGATGAAGATTTTCCTGAAATAATGCCATTGAGGAAAGGGGTGAACAGATTTGTTGTCAGCACAAGGAAGACTCCACTGGAAAGGAGGTTGGCAAATTCTCAATTCCAAGAAAACATGGGTACTGATGACACTCGGGAAAGGAATGATAATCAAAGCATAGGTACAACCAATCCCCtcaaccaaactatcaatcggAGCCCTGCTTCACCACTATTTAGTGCCCCTAGAGGaagcaattccaattatgttccgTTTGTGCCGTTACCTGCTGACATGTTTGCCAAGAAACCTGAGAACTCAAAGATGGAGGAGAGGGAGAAGTTGGAGACAGTCAACTATGAATCTCTTACTTCAAGCAACGGTGAGCAGAAAGGTGTTATTTCTGAGCGCAGTGAGCATGGTAAATCAAGAGATAGCTGCCAACCCTCTGAGATGTCCATGGACCAGAATCTGAGTGATGATAATGAGAAAGACGTAGCTGAAAAATCAGAGAGATGGTTTAAGAGGGTAGCAGAGTTGCATAATGTCACTGATCTGACCAGTGCAATTTCAGATGATGACTTCCCTGAGATCATGCCGTTGCGTAAAGGAGAGAATAAATTTGTTGTTAGCAAGAAGAAAGATAGGTCTCTGACTTCTCCAATGTACAAGAGACATGCAGCCATGGAGCAAGCTAACACCACAAATTCCGTACCCTTTGTCCCCTTCCCACCCAACTACTTTGCTAAAAAGGATAATCAGCAACCAGATGAGACAGATTCCCATGATAAAGGTGTTAGCGAAACCTCAAGTTCTGCAACTCTGGAGAAGCATCCACAGAAGTTGGATGATGCTAGACTTGGGGTTACCCATGCAGCTCAGGAGGACAGTACAGGGAGCTGGTCTGGGGAGAAGAAGAGTGATTTAAAGAAAGGTGCCACTTATGGGAAATCGGCAGGTGGAAATTTTACCCAAAATTTTATTGATCCCCTGCCAGCTGGCAGGGATAGTTGGAACACTGGAAATTCTAGGAGTGCGAATGCCACTGGGACATCAAATCAAATGGGGAACTCAATGCAAAACTTAAATAATTCCCCCGCAAATACCAATGACAGCGAGAGTAATGGATCTTCCTGGAAAGAGAATATCAGTGAGAAGAAGATTTTCACGGGAACTGCACCTCAATCATCTAAGAATCAGAGTGTTGGGGATAGCTGGACTGGAAAGAGCTTGGAAGGGTCGGCAGTGAAGGAACCAGATCCTTTGGACATGTCTGAAGAGGCCAAGTCAGAAAGGTGGTTCCGACGGGTTGCGCAGATCAAGGACATCTCAGAGCTCAGTCAGATCCCAGATGAGGATTTCCCATCAATAATGCCAATGCGGAAAGGGGTGAATAGATTTGTTGTGAGCAAACGAAAAACACCGTTAGAGAGAAGGTTGACATCTACTCAGTATAGAAAAAATCTTCCAATTGTCAGCTCTGATCCTGTGAAGGAAAATGACAGTAGCTGA